The Streptomyces europaeiscabiei genome window below encodes:
- the folC gene encoding bifunctional tetrahydrofolate synthase/dihydrofolate synthase: MSESPYDSSEQPDAVDPFEEIVAAETDRDPDLAVIEAGSRTLRTQSGAPEGDVPTRPADPAVDKALREVETELAGRWGETKLEPSVKRIAALMDVLGEPQRAYPSIHITGTNGKTSTARMIEALLSAFELRTGRYTSPHVQSITERISLDGAPISAERFIETYEDVKPYIEMVDAQQEYRLSFFEVLTGMAYAAFADAPVDVAVVEVGMGGTWDATNVIDGDVAVVTPIDLDHTDRLGETPAEIAVEKAGIVKQDATVILAQQPVDAAQVMLKKAVEVDATVAREGLEFGVVSRQVAVGGQMLTLRGLGGEYPEVYLPLHGPYQAHNAAVALAAVEAFFGVGSQRPEPLGLDTVRKAFAAVSSPGRLEVVRRSPTVVLDAAHNPAGARATAEAVGEAFDFSRLIGVVGASGDKNVRGLLEAFEPIFAEVVITQNSSHRAMDADELAGIAVEVFGEERVQVEPRLPDALEAAVTLAEEEGEFTGGGVLVTGSVITVGEARLLLGKG; this comes from the coding sequence GTGAGTGAGTCCCCGTACGACAGCAGCGAGCAGCCCGACGCAGTCGACCCCTTCGAGGAGATTGTCGCGGCCGAGACCGACCGGGACCCCGATCTCGCGGTGATCGAGGCCGGCAGCCGCACCCTGCGCACCCAGAGCGGCGCGCCGGAGGGCGACGTACCGACGCGCCCCGCCGACCCGGCCGTCGACAAGGCGCTGCGCGAGGTCGAGACGGAACTGGCCGGCCGCTGGGGCGAGACCAAGCTGGAGCCCTCGGTCAAGCGGATCGCCGCGCTGATGGACGTCCTGGGCGAACCCCAGCGCGCGTACCCCTCCATCCACATCACCGGCACCAACGGCAAGACCTCCACCGCCCGCATGATCGAGGCCCTGCTCAGCGCCTTCGAACTGCGCACCGGCCGGTACACCTCCCCGCACGTCCAGTCGATCACCGAGCGCATCAGCCTCGACGGCGCCCCGATCTCCGCCGAGCGGTTCATCGAGACGTACGAGGACGTCAAGCCGTACATCGAGATGGTCGACGCCCAGCAGGAGTACCGGCTCTCCTTCTTCGAGGTGCTGACCGGCATGGCGTACGCCGCCTTCGCGGACGCGCCCGTGGACGTGGCCGTCGTCGAGGTCGGCATGGGCGGCACCTGGGACGCCACCAACGTCATCGACGGGGACGTCGCCGTCGTCACCCCCATCGACCTCGACCACACCGACCGGCTCGGCGAGACGCCCGCCGAGATCGCCGTCGAGAAGGCCGGGATCGTCAAGCAGGACGCGACCGTGATCCTGGCGCAGCAGCCGGTGGACGCGGCGCAGGTGATGCTGAAGAAGGCCGTGGAGGTCGACGCGACGGTCGCCAGGGAGGGCCTGGAGTTCGGCGTCGTCTCGCGGCAGGTCGCCGTGGGCGGGCAGATGCTCACCCTGCGCGGCCTCGGCGGCGAGTACCCCGAGGTCTATCTCCCGCTGCACGGTCCGTACCAGGCGCACAACGCGGCCGTCGCCCTCGCCGCGGTCGAGGCGTTCTTCGGCGTCGGCTCGCAGCGCCCCGAACCGCTCGGCCTGGACACGGTCCGCAAGGCCTTCGCGGCGGTCTCCTCACCGGGACGGCTGGAAGTCGTACGGCGTTCCCCGACCGTCGTGCTCGACGCCGCCCACAACCCGGCCGGCGCGCGGGCCACGGCCGAGGCGGTCGGTGAGGCGTTCGACTTCAGCCGGCTGATCGGCGTGGTCGGGGCCAGCGGCGACAAGAACGTACGGGGTCTCCTTGAGGCCTTCGAGCCGATCTTCGCCGAGGTCGTGATCACGCAGAACTCCAGCCATCGGGCGATGGACGCCGACGAACTGGCCGGGATCGCGGTCGAGGTGTTCGGCGAGGAGCGGGTGCAGGTGGAGCCGCGGTTGCCCGACGCCCTGGAGGCGGCGGTCACACTCGCCGAGGAGGAGGGCGAGTTCACGGGCGGCGGCGTCCTCGTCACCGGTTCCGTCATCACCGTCGGCGAAGCCCGGCTGCTGCTGGGGAAGGGCTGA
- a CDS encoding DUF4233 domain-containing protein, which translates to MRTLCSSTLIGEFFVIGLAGLVAMKDPDLTMSTVWTVSGIAMFLCVVLCGVVTRPGGIQLGWALQIALILSGFFVPTMFFMGAVFAALWWASVHFGRKIDEAKARFAAQASAEAGAGAS; encoded by the coding sequence ATGCGTACCCTCTGTTCTTCGACCCTGATCGGCGAGTTCTTCGTGATCGGCCTGGCCGGGCTGGTCGCCATGAAGGACCCCGATCTGACCATGTCGACGGTCTGGACCGTCAGCGGCATCGCCATGTTCCTGTGCGTCGTGCTGTGCGGCGTCGTCACCCGGCCCGGCGGCATCCAACTCGGCTGGGCCCTCCAGATCGCGCTGATCCTCTCCGGCTTCTTCGTCCCGACCATGTTCTTCATGGGCGCGGTCTTCGCCGCCCTGTGGTGGGCCTCGGTCCACTTCGGGCGGAAGATCGACGAGGCGAAGGCCCGGTTCGCGGCACAGGCCTCCGCCGAGGCCGGCGCCGGAGCCTCCTGA
- the mreD gene encoding rod shape-determining protein MreD: MRFNRMLLSTTLVIVALVIQVSVLSRLHLPGAVPDLVLLTVLGLALVYGHVGGALVGFGAGLLSDLAPPADHAAGRYALVLCVIGYLAGLAKPETGRLKSATGPMAVVVVAALGATLLYAGVGALVGDDAARHVGLSSLLFTAALYDLLLAPFVVPGVMALARRAENNPLAETNSAAKASDVSSGWLSSGTGLRIGNQRGGFRIKAARSRMAKAGRIKGVKRL, translated from the coding sequence ATGCGCTTCAACCGGATGCTGCTCTCCACCACCCTGGTGATCGTCGCCCTGGTGATCCAGGTGAGCGTCCTCTCCAGACTCCATCTTCCGGGCGCCGTACCGGACCTGGTGCTCCTCACCGTGCTGGGCCTCGCCCTGGTCTACGGCCATGTCGGCGGCGCCCTCGTCGGCTTCGGCGCCGGGCTGCTGTCCGACCTCGCGCCACCCGCCGACCACGCGGCAGGACGGTACGCCCTGGTCCTCTGCGTCATCGGCTACCTCGCGGGGCTCGCCAAGCCCGAGACCGGGCGGCTCAAGTCGGCGACCGGGCCGATGGCCGTGGTCGTCGTCGCCGCGCTCGGCGCGACGCTCCTCTACGCCGGGGTCGGCGCCCTCGTCGGTGACGACGCGGCCCGCCATGTCGGACTGTCCAGCCTGCTGTTCACCGCCGCGCTCTACGACCTGCTGCTCGCGCCCTTCGTCGTCCCCGGCGTCATGGCGCTCGCCCGGCGCGCCGAGAACAACCCGCTTGCCGAGACCAACAGCGCCGCCAAGGCATCCGACGTCTCCTCCGGCTGGCTCTCCTCCGGCACCGGCCTGCGCATCGGCAACCAGCGCGGCGGATTCCGCATCAAGGCCGCGCGATCACGGATGGCCAAGGCGGGACGCATCAAGGGGGTCAAGCGGCTGTGA
- the mrdA gene encoding penicillin-binding protein 2, producing MTNIPETGRTPRVQIRLIIIQILVFSLLGTLGGRLWYLQIREGDAYAKEASGNHVQQVVQPAVRGSILDARGVPIADNETRLVVSASRTDLLKMDDDGKAVLTKLAGVLDMKSKDVMDKVRLCDSETPQPCWNGSPYQPIPITDEATAKQALQIRERSEDFPGITAEPQAVRRYASPGGSKTSQVLGYLSPVTDEEITKAQDTDSPYLRSDQVGRSGLERQYDKELRGKAGVTRYEVDNLGRVIGEAEADPAQPGANLVTSVDARVQRIAEYELNEAMKEARKQNDRNTGTNYKADSGAVVVMEAKTGRVVAMASNPDYDPNAWVGGISAKDYTKLTGKKSNYPLLNRAIQGQSAPGSIFKVVPTAAAVNAGYSFNGPYECSSSYSIGGQVFKNFESQSHGGISLGKALEVSCDTVFYRLAHEEWKRDGGIKPNKGANDWFYKTAHQFGLGDETGIDLPNEVTGRIPDRKWKLDYWKANKDAWCKYGKKGGTYAEQIAYENCLEGNRMRAGDSVNYSIGQGDTLVTPIQMATIYAAISNGGTLYDPTVGKAVISADGKNVQEIAPKSHGKLPMTKKTHDEIDEALEGVATRGTAAWRFQGWPQDEIPMHAKTGTAEVYGKQTTSWFATYTKDYSIVMTISQGGTGSGASAPAVRKLYNALYGVSEDGKIDKRKALLPTPQKGLPKIESDGSIDSPKLDSYPPKKTKKETAEDGTQTVAAGPGAQPVSFDVPAAIVSTRGGSGNRAARRRTECGRRRSGGGRDRRGSGQGRRTSV from the coding sequence GTGACCAACATCCCGGAGACCGGGCGGACCCCACGGGTCCAGATCCGGCTCATCATCATCCAGATCCTCGTCTTCTCCCTCCTCGGCACCCTCGGTGGCCGCCTCTGGTACCTCCAGATCCGCGAGGGTGACGCCTACGCCAAGGAGGCCTCCGGCAACCACGTCCAGCAGGTCGTGCAGCCCGCCGTGCGCGGCTCGATCCTGGACGCCCGCGGAGTGCCGATCGCCGACAACGAGACCCGGCTGGTCGTCTCGGCCTCCCGCACCGACCTGCTGAAGATGGACGACGACGGCAAAGCCGTCCTCACCAAGCTCGCCGGAGTCCTGGACATGAAGTCCAAGGACGTCATGGACAAGGTCCGCCTCTGCGACTCCGAGACGCCCCAGCCCTGCTGGAACGGCTCGCCCTACCAGCCGATCCCCATCACCGACGAGGCCACCGCCAAGCAGGCCCTGCAGATCCGCGAACGCTCCGAGGACTTCCCCGGCATCACCGCCGAGCCCCAGGCAGTCCGCCGGTATGCCAGCCCCGGCGGCTCCAAGACCTCGCAGGTCCTCGGCTATCTCTCGCCGGTCACCGACGAGGAGATCACCAAGGCCCAGGACACCGACTCGCCGTATCTGCGCTCCGACCAGGTCGGCCGCTCCGGCCTGGAGCGCCAGTACGACAAGGAGCTGCGCGGCAAGGCCGGCGTCACCCGCTACGAGGTCGACAACCTGGGCCGCGTCATCGGTGAGGCCGAGGCAGACCCCGCCCAGCCCGGCGCCAACCTGGTCACCAGCGTCGACGCCCGCGTGCAGCGCATCGCCGAGTACGAACTCAACGAGGCGATGAAGGAAGCCCGCAAGCAGAACGACCGCAACACCGGGACGAACTACAAGGCCGACTCCGGCGCGGTCGTCGTGATGGAGGCCAAGACCGGCCGCGTCGTCGCCATGGCCTCCAACCCGGACTACGACCCGAACGCCTGGGTCGGCGGCATCTCCGCCAAGGACTACACCAAGCTCACCGGCAAGAAGTCCAACTATCCGCTGCTGAACCGCGCGATCCAGGGCCAGTCGGCCCCCGGCTCCATCTTCAAGGTGGTCCCGACCGCCGCCGCGGTGAACGCCGGCTACTCCTTCAACGGCCCCTACGAATGCTCCAGTTCGTACTCGATCGGCGGCCAGGTCTTCAAGAACTTCGAGTCCCAGAGCCACGGCGGGATCAGCCTCGGCAAGGCACTGGAGGTCTCCTGCGACACCGTCTTTTACCGCCTCGCCCACGAGGAGTGGAAGCGCGACGGCGGCATCAAGCCCAACAAGGGCGCCAACGACTGGTTCTACAAGACCGCCCACCAGTTCGGCCTCGGCGACGAGACCGGCATCGACCTGCCCAACGAGGTCACCGGCCGTATCCCGGACCGCAAGTGGAAGCTGGACTACTGGAAGGCCAACAAGGACGCCTGGTGCAAGTACGGCAAGAAGGGCGGCACGTACGCCGAGCAGATCGCCTACGAGAACTGCCTCGAAGGCAACCGCATGCGCGCCGGTGACTCCGTCAACTACTCCATCGGCCAGGGCGACACCCTCGTCACCCCCATCCAGATGGCCACCATCTACGCGGCCATCTCCAATGGCGGCACCCTCTACGACCCCACCGTCGGCAAGGCCGTCATCAGCGCCGACGGCAAGAACGTGCAGGAGATCGCACCCAAGTCGCACGGCAAGCTGCCGATGACGAAGAAGACCCACGACGAGATAGACGAAGCCCTTGAGGGAGTCGCCACCCGTGGTACGGCCGCCTGGCGCTTCCAGGGCTGGCCGCAGGACGAGATCCCGATGCACGCCAAGACGGGTACGGCCGAGGTCTACGGCAAGCAGACGACCTCCTGGTTCGCCACGTACACCAAGGACTACTCGATCGTCATGACGATCTCCCAGGGTGGTACGGGCTCCGGTGCCTCGGCCCCCGCCGTGCGCAAGCTGTACAACGCGCTGTACGGCGTCTCCGAGGACGGCAAGATCGACAAGAGGAAGGCGCTCCTGCCCACCCCGCAGAAGGGCCTGCCGAAGATCGAGTCCGACGGCTCGATCGACAGTCCGAAGCTGGACTCCTACCCGCCGAAGAAGACCAAGAAAGAGACCGCGGAGGACGGCACGCAGACCGTCGCCGCCGGACCGGGCGCCCAGCCGGTGTCCTTCGACGTCCCGGCGGCGATCGTCAGTACGCGCGGCGGCAGCGGCAACCGTGCCGCACGCCGACGAACGGAATGCGGCCGACGGCGTTCGGGCGGTGGCAGAGACCGCCGCGGGAGCGGCCAGGGGCGGAGGACGTCCGTATGA
- the ndk gene encoding nucleoside-diphosphate kinase produces the protein MSQRTLVLLKPDAVRRGLTGEIISRIERKAGWQITALELRNLDQDTLEQHYGEHKGKPFYEPLVEFMASGPVVALIVEGERVIEGVRALAGPTDPIAAQPGSIRGDYGVIVRENLIHASDSEESAEREVKIFFPGRA, from the coding sequence GTGAGCCAGCGCACCCTCGTCCTGCTCAAGCCCGACGCCGTCCGGCGTGGCCTGACCGGCGAGATCATCAGCCGTATCGAGCGGAAGGCCGGCTGGCAGATCACCGCGCTGGAGCTGCGGAACCTGGACCAGGACACGCTGGAGCAGCACTACGGCGAGCACAAGGGCAAGCCGTTCTACGAGCCGCTCGTCGAGTTCATGGCCTCCGGGCCGGTCGTCGCGCTGATCGTCGAGGGCGAGCGCGTCATCGAGGGAGTGCGGGCGCTGGCCGGCCCGACCGACCCGATCGCCGCGCAGCCGGGTTCCATCCGTGGTGACTACGGCGTGATCGTGCGGGAGAACCTGATCCACGCGTCGGACTCCGAGGAGTCCGCCGAGCGCGAGGTGAAGATCTTCTTCCCCGGGCGCGCGTAG
- a CDS encoding rod shape-determining protein: MSFIGRDMAVDLGTANTLVYVRGRGIVLNEPSVVAINTNTGGILAVGAEAKKMIGRTPGNIVAVRPLKDGVIADFEITERMLRYFILKIHKRRYLARPRVVVCVPSGITGVERRAVIEASSQAGARQVHIIEEPMAAAIGSGLPVHEATGNMVVDIGGGTTEVAVISLGGIVTAQSIRVAGDELDNAIIQHIKKEYSLLLGERTAEQIKITIGSAYDLDADEHTEIRGRDLVSGLPKTVVISAAEVRKAIEEPVNAIVDAVKTTLDKCPPELSGDIMDRGIVLTGGGALLRGLDERLRRETGMPIHIAEDPLDSVALGSGKCVEEFEALQQVLDAQPRR; encoded by the coding sequence ATGTCGTTCATCGGCCGTGACATGGCTGTCGACCTCGGGACCGCCAACACGCTGGTGTACGTCAGGGGTCGTGGGATCGTACTGAACGAGCCGTCCGTCGTCGCGATCAACACCAACACCGGTGGAATTCTCGCGGTCGGCGCGGAGGCGAAGAAGATGATCGGGCGGACCCCGGGCAACATCGTTGCCGTACGTCCGCTGAAGGACGGTGTCATCGCCGACTTCGAGATCACCGAGCGGATGCTCCGCTACTTCATCCTGAAGATCCACAAGCGGCGGTATCTCGCCCGTCCTCGGGTCGTCGTCTGCGTGCCGTCCGGCATCACCGGTGTCGAGCGTCGCGCCGTCATCGAGGCGTCCTCCCAGGCCGGCGCCCGCCAGGTGCACATCATCGAGGAGCCCATGGCCGCGGCCATCGGCTCCGGCCTGCCGGTCCACGAGGCCACGGGCAACATGGTGGTGGACATCGGCGGCGGCACCACGGAGGTCGCGGTCATCTCCCTCGGCGGCATCGTCACCGCCCAGTCCATCCGCGTCGCGGGCGACGAGTTGGACAACGCGATCATCCAGCACATCAAGAAGGAGTACTCGCTCCTTCTCGGTGAGCGGACGGCCGAACAGATCAAGATCACGATCGGTTCGGCGTACGACCTCGACGCTGACGAGCACACCGAAATCCGCGGCCGGGACCTGGTGTCCGGGCTGCCCAAGACCGTCGTCATCTCCGCCGCGGAAGTGCGGAAGGCGATCGAGGAACCCGTCAACGCCATCGTCGATGCCGTCAAGACGACCCTCGACAAGTGCCCGCCGGAACTCTCCGGCGACATCATGGACCGCGGCATCGTCCTGACCGGCGGCGGCGCCCTGCTCCGCGGTCTCGACGAGCGGCTCCGCCGTGAGACCGGAATGCCGATCCATATCGCCGAGGACCCGCTGGACAGCGTGGCGCTCGGCTCCGGCAAGTGTGTCGAGGAGTTCGAGGCGTTGCAGCAGGTGCTCGACGCCCAGCCCCGCAGATGA
- the mreC gene encoding rod shape-determining protein MreC, with the protein MRDTRESRLLLVLLIAVAFALITVDIRGGEDSPVDGARRGAATVFGPIEDGVSTAVDPIGNAISAVRDSGSRHDRLAALEKENAELKASLGSDDRNRSRTEQLDKMLKTAANGQYGIKGAEVIAIGAAQGFSWTVTIDIGSNDGITRDMTVLNGNGLVGRVTTVGPSTATVLLANDPDFTVGTRMEATDELGFASGQGDRPLRVELLNGKAKVKAGDRLVTFGSQADKPFVPGVPVGLVSRVDPSGGDLTRTIYVKPFVAFTQLDIVGVVVQPPRKDPRDTVLPNKPKATPTPTVTVTVTPGADEPGDGTDGQPQEQ; encoded by the coding sequence GTGAGGGACACACGAGAGAGCCGGCTGCTCCTGGTGCTGCTGATCGCCGTCGCGTTCGCGCTGATCACGGTCGACATCCGCGGCGGGGAGGACTCACCGGTCGACGGTGCCCGACGTGGAGCCGCCACCGTCTTCGGCCCGATCGAGGACGGGGTGTCGACCGCCGTCGACCCGATCGGCAACGCCATAAGCGCCGTCCGCGACTCCGGCTCCCGCCACGACCGCCTCGCCGCGCTGGAGAAGGAGAACGCCGAACTGAAGGCGTCCCTCGGCAGCGACGACCGCAACCGCAGCAGGACCGAACAGCTCGACAAGATGCTGAAGACCGCCGCGAACGGCCAGTACGGCATCAAGGGCGCCGAGGTCATCGCCATAGGAGCGGCCCAGGGCTTCTCCTGGACCGTCACCATCGACATCGGCAGCAACGACGGCATCACCCGCGACATGACCGTCCTCAACGGCAACGGACTCGTCGGCCGCGTCACCACCGTCGGACCGAGCACCGCGACCGTGCTCCTCGCCAACGACCCCGACTTCACCGTCGGTACCCGCATGGAGGCCACCGACGAACTCGGCTTCGCCTCCGGTCAGGGTGACCGGCCGCTGCGCGTCGAACTCCTCAACGGCAAGGCCAAGGTGAAGGCGGGCGACCGCCTCGTCACCTTCGGCTCGCAGGCCGACAAGCCGTTCGTACCCGGCGTCCCGGTCGGCCTCGTCTCCCGCGTCGACCCCTCCGGCGGCGACCTCACCCGCACGATCTACGTCAAGCCGTTCGTGGCCTTCACCCAGCTCGACATCGTCGGCGTCGTCGTCCAGCCGCCCCGCAAGGACCCGCGCGACACCGTCCTGCCGAACAAGCCGAAGGCCACACCCACGCCGACCGTGACGGTGACGGTCACCCCGGGCGCGGACGAACCCGGCGACGGCACCGACGGACAGCCGCAAGAGCAGTAG
- the rodA gene encoding rod shape-determining protein RodA, with protein MTGNSFSVSGYGPERSGWTRLFARDSLARRLDWPILFSAITLSLIGAALVYSATRNRTELNQGDPYYFLFRHLLNTGIGFALMIGTVWLGHRTLRTAVPILYGISVLLILLVLTPLGATINGAHAWIVIGGGFSLQPSEFVKITIILGMAMLLAARVDAGDKPHPDHRTVVQALGLAAVPILIVLLMPDLGSVMVMVVIVLGVLLTSGASNRWVLGLIGTGAMGAIAVWQLGVLDEYQINRFAAFANPELDPAGVGYNTNQARIAIGSGGLLGTGLFKGSQTTGQFVPEQQTDFVFTVAGEELGFVGAGLIILLLGVVLWRACRIARETTELYGTIVAGGIIAWFAFQAFENIGMTLGIMPVAGLPLPFVSYGGSSMFAVWVAVGLLQSIRVERPMSA; from the coding sequence ATGACCGGCAACAGCTTCTCCGTCTCCGGGTACGGGCCCGAGCGCTCCGGCTGGACCCGGCTGTTCGCCCGTGACTCGCTCGCCCGTCGGCTCGACTGGCCGATACTGTTCTCGGCCATCACGCTCTCCCTGATCGGCGCAGCCCTCGTCTATTCGGCGACCCGCAACCGCACGGAGCTCAACCAGGGCGACCCGTACTACTTCCTCTTCCGGCACCTGCTCAACACCGGCATCGGCTTCGCTCTCATGATCGGCACGGTCTGGCTCGGTCACCGCACCCTGCGCACGGCCGTACCGATCCTGTACGGCATCTCGGTCCTGCTGATCCTGCTGGTGCTGACCCCGCTGGGCGCGACGATCAACGGCGCCCACGCGTGGATCGTCATCGGCGGCGGCTTCTCGCTCCAGCCCTCCGAGTTCGTGAAGATCACGATCATCCTGGGCATGGCGATGCTGCTGGCGGCCCGGGTGGACGCGGGCGACAAGCCCCACCCCGACCACCGCACGGTCGTCCAGGCCCTCGGCCTCGCTGCCGTGCCGATACTGATCGTCCTGCTCATGCCCGACCTCGGCTCGGTCATGGTCATGGTGGTCATCGTGCTGGGCGTCCTGCTCACCTCCGGCGCGTCCAACCGATGGGTCCTCGGCCTCATCGGCACGGGCGCGATGGGCGCGATCGCCGTCTGGCAGCTCGGGGTGCTCGACGAGTACCAGATCAACCGCTTCGCGGCCTTCGCCAACCCCGAGCTCGACCCGGCCGGCGTCGGCTACAACACCAACCAGGCCCGCATCGCCATCGGCTCCGGCGGACTCCTCGGCACCGGGCTGTTCAAGGGCTCGCAGACCACCGGACAGTTCGTGCCCGAGCAGCAGACCGACTTCGTCTTCACGGTGGCGGGGGAGGAGCTGGGGTTCGTGGGCGCGGGGCTGATCATCCTGCTGCTCGGGGTCGTCCTGTGGCGGGCGTGCCGGATCGCCCGCGAGACCACCGAGCTGTACGGCACGATCGTCGCCGGCGGCATCATCGCCTGGTTCGCGTTCCAGGCCTTCGAGAACATCGGAATGACCCTCGGCATCATGCCGGTGGCGGGACTGCCACTGCCGTTCGTGTCGTACGGCGGGTCGTCGATGTTCGCGGTCTGGGTGGCGGTGGGGCTGCTGCAGTCCATTCGAGTGGAACGCCCGATGTCGGCGTAG
- a CDS encoding CYTH and CHAD domain-containing protein: MADTKREIERKYESDESGLPDLTGVAGVATVIDKGVAELDAVYYDTPDERLAAASITLRRRTGGSDAGWHLKLPVSSGVRDEIRAPLSDALPDELVGLVRSRVRGADLVPLVRLLSSRDVSELLDADGALLAEVSVDAVVAERLTEDGRTAQWSEIEVELADDGDPAFLDKVDKKLRKAGVRPSDSPSKMARALQETAPRKSRKSRKKDRKRDEAEVPGEPVTPGDHVLAYVRVQRDAIIELDPAVRRDVFDSVHSMRVATRRLRSTFKSFGKVLDRTVTDPISEELKWLAGELGVDRDQEVLTERLTAALDGLPESLVTGPVRARLRTWAERDGGTGPRSELIEALDGQRYLDLLKSIDAVVKDPPLLKAAEGDPEKVITKVVKKDFDKVAALVEEALAQPPGADRDLAMHEARKKTKRTRYAAEAARPLLGKPAKALVKDMKSLQTLLGDHQDSVMAREALRDLAHQAHAAPGESAFTYGLLYGREERRAELAEAALPETWAKISGDTHF, translated from the coding sequence ATGGCGGACACCAAGCGCGAGATCGAGCGGAAGTACGAGTCCGACGAGAGCGGCCTGCCGGACCTCACCGGTGTTGCCGGGGTCGCGACCGTCATCGACAAGGGTGTGGCGGAGCTGGACGCCGTCTACTACGACACCCCCGACGAACGCCTCGCCGCCGCCTCCATCACCCTGCGCCGTCGCACGGGAGGCAGTGACGCGGGCTGGCATCTGAAGCTCCCGGTCTCCTCGGGGGTCCGCGACGAGATCCGGGCCCCGCTGTCCGACGCGCTGCCCGACGAACTCGTGGGGCTCGTGCGTTCCCGGGTCAGGGGGGCGGACCTGGTCCCGCTGGTCCGCCTTCTCTCCAGTCGCGATGTCAGTGAACTGCTCGACGCGGACGGCGCGCTCCTCGCCGAGGTCAGCGTGGACGCCGTGGTCGCCGAGCGGCTCACCGAGGACGGCAGGACCGCCCAGTGGTCCGAGATCGAGGTGGAACTCGCCGACGACGGCGACCCGGCCTTCCTCGACAAGGTCGACAAGAAGCTGCGCAAGGCAGGCGTACGGCCGTCGGATTCGCCGTCGAAAATGGCCAGGGCACTGCAGGAGACGGCACCCAGGAAGAGCAGGAAGAGCAGGAAGAAGGACAGGAAGCGGGACGAGGCGGAGGTGCCCGGTGAGCCCGTCACCCCCGGTGATCATGTACTCGCCTACGTCCGCGTCCAGCGCGACGCGATCATCGAGCTCGATCCCGCCGTCCGCAGGGACGTCTTCGACTCCGTCCACAGCATGCGGGTCGCCACGCGCCGACTGCGCAGCACCTTCAAGTCGTTCGGGAAGGTGCTGGACCGGACCGTCACGGACCCGATCAGTGAGGAGCTGAAGTGGCTGGCGGGGGAGCTGGGCGTCGACCGTGACCAGGAGGTCCTGACGGAACGGCTCACCGCGGCGCTCGACGGCCTTCCCGAGAGCCTGGTGACGGGCCCGGTCCGGGCGCGGCTGCGCACCTGGGCGGAGCGGGACGGCGGTACCGGCCCCCGGAGCGAGCTGATCGAGGCGCTGGACGGGCAGCGGTATCTGGATCTGCTCAAGTCCATCGACGCCGTGGTCAAGGACCCGCCACTGCTCAAGGCCGCCGAGGGCGACCCCGAGAAGGTGATCACCAAGGTGGTCAAGAAGGACTTCGACAAGGTGGCCGCCCTGGTCGAGGAGGCTCTGGCGCAGCCGCCCGGCGCCGACCGCGACCTTGCCATGCACGAGGCCCGCAAGAAGACCAAGCGCACCCGGTACGCGGCCGAGGCGGCGCGTCCTCTGCTGGGCAAGCCTGCCAAGGCGCTCGTCAAGGACATGAAGTCCCTGCAGACCCTCCTCGGTGACCACCAGGACAGCGTGATGGCCCGAGAGGCCCTGCGTGACCTCGCCCACCAGGCCCATGCGGCGCCGGGGGAGAGCGCCTTCACGTACGGGCTGCTGTACGGCAGGGAGGAACGGCGGGCGGAGCTGGCGGAGGCGGCACTGCCGGAGACATGGGCGAAGATCAGCGGCGACACGCACTTCTGA